In the genome of Chelmon rostratus isolate fCheRos1 chromosome 12, fCheRos1.pri, whole genome shotgun sequence, the window AACAATCTGACAAGTGCAGCATTGGAAGCATACTGAAGCCTTTAACCAAAGATAGATAAGAAATTAGTAACCTGTGCCTCTCTTCTCATTGTTCCATGATATATTTTTACACTAAGGTGACAGAGCTGTCAGGGCTCCTCGATTATGGAATAAGTTGCCGGCACCAGTACACATTTGAACACACTTTCTCATTCAGTGGTTTTCCTTATTTTCTATATTCTGAATtaactgaccttcatgtctgAAAGAACGACTATTTCTCTTTACTGTGAGGTGAGCGCTTCTTGTCACAATATGAATTACTAGAGTAGTTAAATTTGGCTACTTACTGTATACCAGCACTACCTCTCCTCTCAGACGCATTAAGGAGGCAAGAAACTCCACTGATTAACTTTTGACAAGGCACAGCTGTTAATTGGAAACCAACCCAagtgactgcctcatgaagctggttCAGACTACGCCAATAGCGTGCAAAGCTGTCACCATGAAACAGCGTCTATTTTGAAGAATCTAAcacatattttgctttgtttacaacAAAACGCCATGTGTtctttcatagttttgatgtcttcagtactaatctacaatgtagaaaataaggaaaaaagtactgtacacacacacacacacacataaatgtatCTGGATTCAAATTTTTGCTTTTAACTTGGTTTTGTTGTGTCTTTATGTTTTGGTTTGTCTTATTCTGTGCTAAATAAAGAAAGCTGATTATTACTATGTGAAGCTAGGCTCCAGACCTGCAGCAAGCTGAAGAAATGTAGTCTAATGGGAGGGGAGGCATGGTGTCACATTAGACACGCCGTGTCTGCAACCCTATTTTCTCACCTACACCCACTTTCAATTGATTAAATCGTTCATCCATCGTACACAGTAGCTGTTTAGAGGGGATGTGCATGAGTAATGTGTTAGTTGCTTTTAAATAATGTGGTAAAAATGCCCTTCGAAAAAATAACCTGATTTATAGCTTCCTGGTACGATTTTCACCTTGTGCACACGTTCCATTATACTTCGCTCGAATAATATCTCATCAAGCAGTTGTGTACAGAAATTGCAGCCCTTAAAAGCTGGCTATTTTTATCAAGGCAAGGATTACTGCACTACACTTACATGACAATGCAGTATTTGGTATTTAACAGTGCTGGAGGGCCGTGCCTTTAACCACTACTCTGAGGATATAATTTCAAGTCATATTCAGAGAGtcagtttgcaaaaaaaaaaaccctaaccCAGGAGGACGATTAAGGGGTTAAAGGAGTCTTCTCCTAAGTGTTAATGCTTTTAATGACGCATTTGCTCCATTTTAGCATATCCCCAAGGGTACATGCATAGTCACTCTGTCAGTTTCTGCTTCTCTTGATGGTGCAGTTCCCATCACTTAATTTACCAAGAGCAGCATCACAGATGAGTCCTCCTCATTTCCATTTATCGAAATCCCATTTCTATTCCATCTGCTAACTAGTCACCTGTGAAACTAGTTTTTAACCATGATTTGAAAGCGCACTGGCTTCAGATGTCTACCTCATCCCCTTTACTAGTGTTTATTCCCATCGATAAAAACCGCTGGAGGGGCACACACTGCCAGCGCAGGTCGTTACATTGTAAAACACCATGGCAGGGTGGCACACAACATTGCGCATTGAGAAGCTAAGTGTGTCGAGGAGGAATTAAAGAATAAATTTCCCCTTCCAATTAAAAGACGTATTTGTGCAACGTGAGCGGAGGAAGGGAACATTATCAATGAGGggaagaaaacacactgttacaacTCAGGAGGCACAATTACTGAGGCTTGTGGTATGCAATTAAATCGTGCTATTTAGACAGCGCTACTCCCTGCTAATAAACACTGAACATATAGAGGAGACAAAACAGGCTTCCGATGTACCTCCGAATCCCAACAGCTGGGGGAACAGATGActaaaaagtaaacacaaacagtggcaaaATGACTACATCAAAGGAAGATGAGGCAACGAGACAATACGTTCACATAAATTCTGAGAAATATAAGTATTCAAGATCTTGAGACCTAAAGGTAAAAATCAGCACTcttgtaaaataacaaaaacaatgctgctGAAAAAAGAACATCACAGGTTTTATTGAGAAAGATGTAGTTTTCCAGGGTATGATCCAAATGAAATGTATGTAGGGCAAGCACCACACTGCTCCCACACTGTATTAAAGCGTGTTTGAGTCAtcgcccccccctcccctctgcagCCCCTCAGATCACACTCAGTGCAGGGTGAGTGGAGCTCACTGGCATTgttaaaaatgtacaatatataaAGCTTTAAGCTAGCAACAAGTCAAACTGGGTTACAGAAGTAATGTAAGTGGAAATCAATCTGCAGATGATCCTCTTTATTCATATGTCAACCCTACTAACATTTCACAACATCGTAACATTGGATATTAGAACAAACTCCTAAACTTCCCTATTCTCTCTCCACTCCCTTGTCCTCATGACTATGCCTGATCCTTGTACTGCTGGTGCAGCATGAGCACATCCTCCTGGGAGACCCTGGTCCAGCCCTCGCTGTGGACGTGGTACAGGTTGACCTGCCCTCCGCTGTAGGCGTCACGGTATGTGGCCTGGTAGATGGCGCGGCGGCCTAGCTCGCAGGCCTCCTCCACAGACAGGTCGTGGCGCAGGCCGCTGTCCATTACACCGTAGGCGTACATGGAGCCGGAGCCCACGGCAAATAGGTCGCCACACACCCGGTTCCCCTCTGAGTCGACGTAGTACAGCCCTGAGGACAAAGGACAAAAGGCATGTCAAAAGGATGGGAAGGAAGAAACCGTGTAAAAGGAGTAGTGCTGGACACAGAAGCATCCGCCGTTCTCCCGACTCAGGTGTTAAGCTTCGTCAGGGAATCTGAGATGGTGTATATCTAACACTCCCGctcccacacaaacaaacacacaagcttGTAAGCACACACGCGCCATGTCCTCCAGAGAGAGAATATGAACAGCTGCAACCTCTCCAAGTGAAGTAAGGCTGGCAGATATGAACAGCTGCATCCTCTTCAAGTAAAACGAAGCCGGCCACGGAACCTGCTGACAAGGCACGGGCCACATCGCTGTCTGCCCAGGGGCCCTGCTCTGGGCCTTATTGATCCCTGCAAACACGCCAAAAATTAACTATCGACCCGCAACCCGAGCTGCACAGGTAACGGCACCTCAAACCTCAAGgagaaccaaaaaaaaacaaaaaaaaaacaacaacattgcTCTCAGATCCTGTGGACATCAGACGTGAACAGCACATTCATATCCTTACACACATTTGCTTGTACATTTCACcgccacacatacacacacttgaatgACACATGGCGGCGCGGGCTCACCCCCATATCGAACCATACGTGGAATCCAACATGCACTACAGACCCACAATGCTCTGATGGACCTGTGAGGGACAGTTTGCTCCACACCACGCTTCGTGGACACATGCGAGACATTTTGTTCTGCACCATGACACACTTGCTAGGCCTGATCCCAGAGTGACGTGGAACGGGTGACTAGCACCAGCCTGTGAGCTCGCCCACAGCAAGCCTGCAGATGGTAAAAAGACAGCCTGCAAAAAGGCATGTTTTTCATCGCGCTTCACAAAGCGAAACCTGTGAAAATGATCCTCACACAGAGAAACGCAGGGACACATGCATATAAAATTGCCTAATATCCACCGCTATCGCTCATCTCCCACATTAAAAAGCACTTCAGAATGCCCCCAGATTGCACATCCTCGCTTGCAGAGTTCCTCAGCTAAACTAGTGACAGTCTATTAGGGATAGAGAGCCACTtgcttttctgaaaaaaaaggcTTACCAATGCTTTCAACTGACAAATTGCAGCTTCCTCAGCCTGTCGTTAGCTTGCCATGATAATCATCCAGTGCCTGCCTATGCACGGGGGTAATTTGCCATTCTGAGACCTGCCTGTTCCTCTTGAAAACTGTAAGGGACTCGTTAAAAACATAAtaggcagggagagagagttgTAAAGGCAGCCTCTTGTGTTGAGTACCACAGTTGATGGAGGTGGGTGAGGACTCTTTAGGAGGTCCAAGTATAGAAGCAGAGCAGCACCAAAAAACACTTCCCACATCCATTCCTTTCCAAACACACCTGGGGTCTTTGTAGAGTTCAATGCGATAACGGTTAACGGTCTCTGCACCTCAAACACTGGTGCAGAAAAGCATGAAGGCGGTGACGAGtgctcagaaaacaaaaaaaaacaaaaaaagggggaggagggggtgaaaTTCATGAGGCCCACTTAAAGCGGAAGCAGGGGCATGGTGCCTGGATGGTGGAGTATTGCAGTGGTGGTGGCCAAGTGAGGCTCCTTCCACTCCATCGATCAACTGACAGGTGCTTAAGGAGCCTTCTTTAAACAGCAGCCTGTGTAGCTGGCTGGACTGACAGCTTTTAGAGGTAGGTAAGGAGCACAGAGCAATGAATGGGTGGCTAGCATCAAAGGGACCAgcgtctgtctgtcatctgtccTTCTTACTAGAATTCACCACTGGATCAGGAGTAAAAAGAGAACAGCAGTTGGAAcagttgggggaaaaaaactatTACATCACTCTCTCGGGAGCGGCTGTAAAACTGACACATGGGTCCTCTCTGACAAGGTCCCATATCGTACACTACTCTACTTTTTGTTACGAGAGCTGCATCCTGTTTAATCACCTATTACCTCATTATTACCCTTGTCCTTGTCGGGAGCAGCAGAAGGTGCTACGCCGAGTGTAGTCGCTTCCTCCGTCAAAAGCAAAGCCAATACAGAGTTATCAAGCTTTAACTATGCACTGATGAAGTGTCATAACATTTAACGTTATTATGTAGAGCCATATTTGTCAAGTTCCTCAACAtagcttttatttgatttattgtgcACGCAGCTGAAGACATTCCATCAGGGGAATAAGTGCTCTTGACATGATTGTAGCCGGCTAATGAGCTTCCAACCTAATCGCGATTGATTTAATTTACATGACATTCACCTCTCCATTCAATCACTGGCGTTGTAGGGGCCATGGCAAAGCTCCCACACCTATTGAACTTATACAGGGATCATTATTTCCCCAATTGATTGCTCGGGATTTACCACGTGTCATTTACGTTTGTTGGCATACTGGCGAGCTGTCATTGTTCACACTGCCCTCAATGCTTTCCAGACAATGCCGGCATCGATCTCAGTGGGTGTACAGGCATTATGCATGCGACCCAATTGTCCGGGGCTGAGACCCAACGTCCATCATACCACCGCGCTCTCGCTGGCCCGCAGTCCCAGCCTCATCGATTTCCCATTACTGTGTCACTGTGGCGGCCTCTTTAAGCACACCTTCTGTGATGTACGGCCTCACACTGCGTGCATCCAAAAGCCACAGCTAAAAGTACGAAGAGGGGAAGAGCATGAGAGAGGCTGCAGTACCATCTAGTGGGGAGCATTGGGAACTACAAGTGTGTTTGTACTCTGCATAAACTGCCACTAAACCTCAGGAGCTCACACTTCTGTGCATACaacatcattacattttatggctgaaaagaaaagctctAGGACATCCTGAGACATAACATAATATTTAAGTGTAGAGTCTGTTGTTTAATATCAAGAAAGAATAAGTGCTGACCCTGAGGTTATTAAAGTGGTTAGCTGTTCACCATCAGTGTGTTGAACAGCAAACCACTCCTGTTCAGCCTCAGTGTGGGACATAATGAATGCTATCTGATGATTTGCTCCACTAAAGTCTGCATCAGATCCGTCATCAGTAGCACACTGTGACATGTGATCTGTGTATTCAAATGAGAGGATTATTGTTTTATGGATACATTGCATGAGCTGTAACTCGAAATTGTGCAGGGTGTCATATTTTGGAACGTTAAGTGGGCAACTGATGCGTGCCCACTTAACGTACGTCAATCAGACCTGAATTGCACTGGCTGTAGAAACAGACATAGGGCAGATGTGCATATTATCAGAGAGTTGTTGTATTTACCTGGGCCTCTCTTGTCCCAGCCACACACCATGGTTCCCATGCTGAGTCCCATGCCCTTGTACTGGTACACCATGTTAGCAAGCAGCTTGGAGGCTGCTGCCACCGAGATGCGCTCCTTGTTGCGAAGCTCATAGATGCGGCACTGGCGGGCCAGCAGCCGCTCCCAGAAGCTAcagtctgcagctcctccagccaTGGTACCCAGCAGGTAGGGGTTGATCTCAATCACCTTCTTCACCGTCTGTGAGGCGATGTAGGAGCCCGCTGTGGCCCGAGAGTCTACCGCTACAATAACACCATGCTGGAACTGAGAGAGGCAACAGGAGGGGGACATCAATGAAGCACATTACAGCAGGAGGGAAATACGTGACAACAGAGCAGTCACTGATCAATCAGGTTGTCTACATGTTGAAAGATTCCCTCATAATTCATTTCATGACATTATAAACATATTCGTAAAATATAAATGACATATCTTGGTATACTGTGTCTGCAATGGCACAAATATGACACAGTAAAACCTATACTGGTCCCAACAACACTGACTTCTCTTACACCGTTCATTCCTCAGGTTCAGTGCAGGATCCGAACACTACAGACTGGAACATGATGAACCAGTTTGGAATACAggctcttatttttttttaaaccactgCTTCCTACACAATAGAACCACTTAGTATGAATGTAAGAATGTGCAGTTTAATTATCTATTAggctgaaatgtgctgctgctctgcaaagGTCAGACAGATGCAATATATGGTTCAGCTTTGCCAGAAAGCTGCAGGATAAGAGAGAAGACTTTTGCTCTTCCCTCCAAAACCCTCTACCACTGAACTGACAGTCTCAACATCCTTATAGTGCTTAAGTGAAGACAATGGATTTGGTCAGTCAGACGGAGATGTCTGGTGGGGAGGTTTTCATCAACCAGGGGTTAAGGGATAAGGATactgttattttgtcttttctttttatcaacCAATCCCCtgaagagaccaaaaccaactGCAGGGATGTGTTTGAGTATTTACACTGCTGAGAGGAAAATGGTACAATGGCTGTTTTCACTGGAATGAAAAGATATGTCACCCAAATGCAATAGCATAgctcttttatttgttcttaatagtttctggacaacaatgAGGCCCTATGGCACAGAGGCAGAAACTATATCACTCTATTACAAAATCCTTTTAGTAGCATGAATTCATTGTTGGTTACGGTTTTATGACAGTTGTTGATAATATAATAACCATCTATTCTTTTTAAACGCATCATTAACAAACACATCTGGACTCACTTTAATCAGCTTTAAAGCTTTACTACGATCTCTGTAAGCAGGGTGCCttaaattttttaaaaaccaCATTCCCTCTTTTAGTGACATTCTTCATTAATGCGTTAAGACCCCTACAACATCCAAGAAGCATTTTagcaacagtgtttttaatagttgttttttttaagactgATACCAATGTTTTCATCTTCTTAAATCTTAAAGTTTGACTATTCctagagaaaacaaacatttcatagCTCTCCTTCAGAATTTTATGCCTAGCTCTGAAATAATATCAAGAATATCAGGAATGGAAACTCAACAGTTGGGAACAGCATTTATAGAAAGTAAAATAGTATAactaaatgaacaaataatagatgttaaaaaaaaaactggaattaAAAATTGGACAGGCTGCTCTCCTTCCTACCATATATGTTGTAAAGAGCCTGCCACGACACTATAGCACTGAATACACTAACTTGCACTAAATGtacttttgtttactttttacCTGTCAGATCCTCTGGTATACAGTTAAATGATCTTTAAATGGCATAAATAGTTTGTTAGGGTTGAAAGAAAAGTGTCCCAAGCAAAACCTGATGAGTAAAATTAACAGTGATGCGTTATAATGTTACATCTCAACTGTGTGCCCAGGAGCTCTTAGCCTCCAAACAGGTGATATGTTTAACTTGAAAAAATTAAGACTTGTGGCTATCTCTTACTCTTATTTAGCAGTTATTCTACAATTCAAAGCACCTGTAGTACTAGAAGCATACAAACTAATATAACATTATGTAAAGTTCCTATTTAATGATTGATCGGCATAAACGTAAACGGACTTAGTTTGTGGTTTCACTAATCAAACCAGACAAACACCCGGCGTGGATGCTGCGCAGATGCTGTTTACAGATCTGGCACCTTGTTCCCCATTCATGTACTGATCAGGTGCAGATGGATCCACAGGACAGAAACTATAACTACAGACATATACGCAGTGAGCACGCCATTGCTGTCAAATCCACACACAGATAACCAGCTTATGTCGACTAAGTTTCTTCTGAAGCCAGAAATGGCGAATAGCATCATCAAAGGCTAACGTTACGTGCAATGATAAAGCGgtttttagccatgttagcacgctaacgTTTGATGTAACGGTAGCATTATGCTAGCTCTAAAAATTCTGTTTACAGTCTGAATGATTTATCACACGTCTACTTTTGACAACTATAAACACGTATATATTTACATTGTCAGCTAGTTACAGTTAGCTAATCATATACTTACTTTAAATGCTAAGGTGGTGGTTCCATGGAGGAACTCTATTTTCCTCTCGACGCCATCCTCGTCCCCGGCAAACAGCGGGTTTTTAACGGAAAAACTGAGGCCGTCCCCTGGTGTACTGTCAAATCCCAGACCACTCTGTCTGGGTCCACATCCATAGGTAAAAGGTTGACAATTATCAAATGAAAAATCCGCACAATCACTGTTCAACACACTAGCAAGAGCCATCTTTGAAACTGTCTGATGAGCAAGCAACTTCCGCCGTGTAAGGATGCAAAAATTTATTGAGCCATAGTGGCAAAACCACACAGCGCCCCCTGTGTTTGTGGCGGACTGTAAAAATGTCTGCGTGAACTGCGACAACAAACCAAGGCAAGATTTCAAGTCTAAAGCAATTTGAATTTACTTACTTTGATGcttgtacatgaattatgaaGTAAAGATTTATTCTAGGTAGCTGACAGAAGTGAAGAAGGTGTCTGACTTTACTATTCGTAACATTTAGTCCTCCTGAACCCTATTCATGtatttgttcagtctttttctttcctccactgTCTTCGCCTTCCTCTCCATGTCTCTATAATATTCCTCTTTcaagttctctctctctctttggctcCATCCCTGGGCTGTGATGTGGAAGAGGTCCACATTGTTTCCTGAGTAGGCGTCCCTGTGAGTGGCTCTGAACACGGCCTCTCTTGCCAAGGAGATGGCCTCTTCTTTACTCAGGCTCCACCTCAGCCCTCTATCCAGGACTCCATAGGCATAAGGAGAGCCTGAGCCCACAGAGAAGACGTCCCCTTGCAGTTTGGCTCCATCGCTGCACACATAAATCAGCACAGGGCCACTGTTGGGGGATGCAGAATGTGTCATTGCAGTAACATCTTGGCTActaacagcagctgaggagcaaTCATCAGTAATAAAGGATGAGTCCTCTGTGCTCTTTGCACAGTCAGTGTTACCCTCTCCCTTATCCCAGCCACACAGTGtaagagccacacacacatcagtccCTTTAAAGGGATGCAGCATAAAGGAGAGGAGCTTGGCGGTGCCACGTATTGAAAGGCGACGTCTGTGCCGCAGTTGGTAGAGTCTGATCTCCCTGGCCAGAATTCGCTCCCACAGCATGCAGTCTGCACCGCTGCCAGAAGAGGTGACCACTAAATGGGAGTGAATGGGGGTAATCTTATGAACATCTGGACAAGCAACAAGCCCCCCGGCACTGGCACGTGTGTCTGCAGCTGCGATGACACCACCTTGAAAGACGAAACCCAAGGTTGTTGTTCCATGGGACAGAGGGAAGGGCCTGCGGACTGTCACTGAATGGGTGGCTGAGGAAAAGGGAAACGTAGGTCTGTGGTCGAAAGGGACAGAGTTTGGCAAAGCTGGTATTAAGAAATGCAGTGGGGTCCCACTGTTTCTTGCAGATTTATTTAGCCTCCTCAGTCCAAAGTTGTAATAGTCAGTCATATGAAAAGATGTATCTGCATCTTCGAAATAAGAAGCAGGAAACCACCTGCGATGCACAAGAGTGTCTTCAAAGCCACAAATATCTTCCAAAGCCATAACAGGTTGCAAAGCAGATATTTCTCGATTACTTGATCAGAAGACCGGTGCCTTTCTCCGAGATTGGCAGGCAAAAACTCAAACACAGTTCAAACCAGGGTCCATCTTTAGGAAAACTGGTCAGACAAAGCAATAAGCCTCGTAAATCCCACAATGGTTTGTATTGTTGACTGCTGCCATCGACTCTAATCCTCTCATTGACTTTCTAGTCTGAAACACCCACCTTTTTACCCTTTTATAGTTGTCCCACATATAATGCCTTGAAAAAAACATACTAACACACCCATACGCGTGTGCAAGCATTTGAGTTGACATAAGTGATATTTCATCCTACCTGCTGTGAAAGTAAGATCCAGAGAAGCTTCTTTCTGCAAACCTTACATGTTCTGCTGAGTAGCCGAGTCATCTTGCAAGCTGTGTGCAAGTTTATATATAtctttcacatcattttcactttgttgttaaAGGAAAGCTACAACAACACTTTCCATAGCTGTGTCTTAAGTATGGCCCAAGGACAcactacaacaacaaaatttGGAATAGAGGAACTGAAGTATTAATTTATCTGATGAAATACCAATAATAATTATTCTAATTGttatacactgctcaaaaaaataaagggaacacttaaGCAACACAATGTAACTCCAAATCAGTCACAgttctgtgaaatcaaactgtccacttaggaagcaacactgattgacaatcaATTTCACATGCTTTTGTGCAAAATGAATAGACAACAGGTTGAAATTATAGGCAATTAGCAAAACACCCCcaataaaggagtggttctgcaggtggtga includes:
- the psmb5 gene encoding proteasome subunit beta type-5, with product MYKHQRGAVWFCHYGSINFCILTRRKLLAHQTVSKMALASVLNSDCADFSFDNCQPFTYGCGPRQSGLGFDSTPGDGLSFSVKNPLFAGDEDGVERKIEFLHGTTTLAFKFQHGVIVAVDSRATAGSYIASQTVKKVIEINPYLLGTMAGGAADCSFWERLLARQCRIYELRNKERISVAAASKLLANMVYQYKGMGLSMGTMVCGWDKRGPGLYYVDSEGNRVCGDLFAVGSGSMYAYGVMDSGLRHDLSVEEACELGRRAIYQATYRDAYSGGQVNLYHVHSEGWTRVSQEDVLMLHQQYKDQA
- the psmb11a gene encoding proteasome subunit beta type-11a; this translates as MTRLLSRTSTHSVTVRRPFPLSHGTTTLGFVFQGGVIAAADTRASAGGLVACPDVHKITPIHSHLVVTSSGSGADCMLWERILAREIRLYQLRHRRRLSIRGTAKLLSFMLHPFKGTDVCVALTLCGWDKSGPVLIYVCSDGAKLQGDVFSVGSGSPYAYGVLDRGLRWSLSKEEAISLAREAVFRATHRDAYSGNNVDLFHITAQGWSQRERENLKEEYYRDMERKAKTVEERKRLNKYMNRVQED